In one Aeromicrobium wangtongii genomic region, the following are encoded:
- a CDS encoding Lrp/AsnC family transcriptional regulator, producing the protein MDDLDRDLIDCLLEDGRASYAAIGQRIGLSAPAVKRRMDRLVDDGVIAGFTAVLDPHLIGWTTEAYVEVHCKGTISPDELRAAFGRVPEVHAAATVSGQADAILHIVAKDVRDLERALERIRVETETVDHTETAIVLSRLIDRHGPREGRI; encoded by the coding sequence ATGGACGACCTGGACCGCGACCTCATCGACTGCCTCCTCGAGGACGGTCGGGCGAGCTACGCCGCGATCGGACAGCGCATCGGCCTGTCCGCACCCGCGGTCAAGCGGCGGATGGATCGGCTCGTCGACGACGGCGTGATCGCCGGGTTCACCGCCGTGCTCGACCCGCACCTCATCGGCTGGACGACCGAGGCGTACGTCGAGGTGCACTGCAAGGGGACCATCTCGCCCGACGAGCTGCGGGCCGCCTTCGGGCGGGTGCCGGAGGTGCACGCCGCCGCGACCGTGTCCGGCCAGGCCGATGCGATCTTGCACATCGTGGCCAAGGACGTGCGTGACCTGGAGCGGGCGCTCGAGCGGATCCGGGTCGAGACGGAGACCGTGGACCACACCGAGACGGCCATCGTCCTGTCCCGGCTGATCGATCGCCACGGACCCCGGGAGGGGCGGATTTGA
- the ddaH gene encoding dimethylargininase, translating to MTVVDTHARLPTGIARTPRDRHYLMCPPAHFEVAYAINPWMDVANLVDVDRARQQWEVLRDTYLRLGHRVDLIDPLPGQPDMVFAANGALVIGGRAYGAMFRFPERAAEGGAYAAWLSAQGYRVHEPRRTNEGEGDFLALGSMILAGTGFRTSLEAHIELAEALDRPVVSLELVDPRFYHLDVAIAVLDDGNGTAPADIAYFPGAFSRHSRRTLRDLFPDALLCDEEDARVLGLNAVSDGHHVVLPAAATSLAASLRRRGYTPVPVVLDEFLKAGGSVKCCTMEMHR from the coding sequence GTGACAGTCGTCGACACCCACGCCCGTTTGCCCACCGGCATCGCCCGCACCCCGCGGGACCGCCACTACCTGATGTGCCCGCCGGCCCACTTCGAGGTGGCCTACGCGATCAATCCGTGGATGGACGTCGCCAACCTCGTCGACGTCGACCGCGCGCGACAGCAGTGGGAGGTGCTGCGCGACACCTACCTGCGCCTGGGACACCGCGTCGACCTGATCGACCCGCTGCCGGGCCAGCCCGACATGGTGTTCGCGGCCAATGGCGCCCTGGTGATCGGCGGGCGCGCCTACGGCGCCATGTTCCGGTTCCCCGAGCGGGCTGCGGAAGGCGGCGCCTATGCGGCCTGGCTGTCCGCCCAGGGCTACCGGGTCCACGAGCCGCGCCGCACCAATGAGGGTGAGGGCGACTTCCTGGCGCTCGGGTCGATGATCCTGGCCGGCACCGGCTTCCGCACCTCCCTGGAGGCGCACATCGAGCTCGCCGAGGCGCTGGATCGTCCCGTTGTCTCGCTCGAGCTGGTCGACCCGCGGTTCTACCACCTGGACGTCGCGATCGCGGTGCTCGACGACGGCAACGGCACGGCACCGGCGGACATCGCCTACTTCCCGGGGGCGTTCAGCCGGCACAGCCGGCGCACGCTGCGCGACCTGTTCCCGGACGCGCTGCTCTGCGACGAGGAGGACGCCCGCGTCCTGGGCCTCAACGCGGTCAGCGACGGCCACCACGTCGTCCTGCCTGCCGCCGCCACCTCGTTGGCCGCATCACTGCGCCGGCGCGGCTACACCCCGGTACCTGTCGTGCTGGACGAGTTCCTGAAGGCGGGCGGCAGCGTGAAGTGCTGCACGATGGAGATGCACCGATAA
- a CDS encoding CHAP domain-containing protein, whose product MSQTRIALVVLFFAALLVPVSPAQAASTVLCTGYTACTKAGYSNAGYSAKQGTSYWAMYTGTNCTNYAAYRLITTNGLPNKRPASGVGNARDWGTAMASVTNSTPAVGAIAWWGRTGNHVAYIEKVVSSTEIWVSESNWSGAFDWRKITKSGSGWPDGFIHFTTPSLVNSSAPAIVGSTRVGTSIKASVGSWSPSPTSYTYQWLADGAPISGATAKTFTPTSSLLGRTLTVLVTAAHGGYPAVGASSAPATVAPGTMTVSARPVLSGTAQVGARLTTTAGTWSRKDATVSYQWFSGETPIKGATGSTYTARSVDIDRPVAVEVTASRAGYSPLTVRNATSAVVPGTLTRRTAPSVSGTPRVGSRLSANPGTWSPAVTADFQWYADGRVIAGATGQTFVPSHRERGATIRVRVTARRPGYTSQSATSADTPALTAGHITVSAPAISGSASVGSVLTITPGTSSPTNASVRYQWLRDGKVLSGATGRTRKVSSNDLGHRLSARVVHKATGYSARTLTTGTTSRIRSAAKVSVTAKAAGKGKVSFTVKVSAKGASPITGTLAVRDANGRSRTVKIVKGRAVFALTRQPAGTQRYVMTFRATSAVASATKNKTVRVR is encoded by the coding sequence GTGTCGCAGACCCGGATCGCACTTGTCGTGCTATTTTTCGCCGCCCTCCTGGTGCCGGTGTCGCCTGCGCAGGCGGCATCGACCGTCCTGTGCACCGGGTACACCGCCTGCACCAAGGCGGGCTACTCCAATGCGGGCTACTCGGCGAAGCAGGGCACCAGCTACTGGGCCATGTACACGGGGACCAACTGCACCAACTACGCGGCGTACCGGTTGATCACGACCAACGGCCTGCCCAACAAGCGTCCGGCCTCGGGTGTCGGCAACGCCCGCGACTGGGGCACCGCGATGGCCTCGGTCACCAACTCGACCCCGGCCGTCGGCGCGATCGCGTGGTGGGGCCGGACCGGCAACCACGTCGCATACATCGAGAAGGTGGTGTCCTCCACCGAGATCTGGGTCTCCGAGTCCAACTGGAGCGGCGCCTTCGACTGGCGCAAGATCACCAAGTCCGGCAGCGGGTGGCCCGACGGCTTCATCCACTTCACGACACCGTCCCTGGTCAACTCCTCCGCGCCGGCCATCGTCGGCTCGACCCGGGTCGGCACGTCCATCAAGGCCTCCGTCGGCAGCTGGAGCCCCAGCCCCACCAGCTACACGTACCAGTGGTTGGCCGACGGCGCCCCGATCAGCGGGGCGACCGCCAAGACCTTCACCCCCACGTCGTCCCTGCTCGGCCGGACCCTCACGGTCCTGGTCACCGCGGCCCACGGCGGATATCCCGCCGTCGGCGCCAGCTCCGCGCCCGCCACGGTGGCGCCAGGGACCATGACCGTCTCGGCACGCCCCGTCCTGAGCGGCACCGCGCAAGTGGGTGCCCGTCTGACGACCACGGCCGGGACCTGGTCACGCAAGGACGCGACGGTCTCGTACCAGTGGTTCTCCGGCGAGACCCCGATCAAGGGCGCCACCGGGTCGACGTACACCGCGCGCTCGGTCGACATCGACCGGCCGGTCGCGGTCGAGGTCACGGCCAGCCGCGCAGGCTACTCACCGCTCACCGTGCGCAACGCGACCTCCGCGGTCGTCCCCGGGACGCTGACCCGCCGCACCGCTCCCAGCGTCTCCGGCACCCCCCGCGTGGGCTCTCGGCTCAGCGCGAACCCCGGCACCTGGTCACCCGCGGTCACCGCCGACTTCCAGTGGTACGCCGACGGACGGGTGATCGCCGGCGCCACGGGCCAGACGTTCGTGCCGTCGCACCGCGAGCGTGGCGCGACGATCCGCGTGCGCGTCACCGCCCGCCGGCCGGGCTACACCTCCCAGTCGGCGACCTCGGCCGACACACCTGCCCTGACGGCCGGGCACATCACCGTCTCGGCGCCGGCTATCTCCGGCTCGGCCAGTGTCGGCTCGGTCCTGACCATCACACCGGGCACGTCCTCGCCCACGAACGCGTCGGTCCGGTACCAGTGGCTGCGGGACGGAAAGGTGCTCTCCGGAGCCACGGGCCGCACCCGGAAGGTCTCCTCGAACGATCTGGGGCACCGGCTGTCGGCACGCGTCGTCCACAAGGCGACCGGGTACTCCGCGCGCACCCTCACCACGGGGACGACCTCGCGGATCCGTTCGGCTGCCAAGGTCTCCGTGACGGCCAAGGCCGCGGGCAAGGGCAAGGTGTCGTTCACGGTCAAGGTCAGCGCGAAGGGGGCCTCCCCCATCACCGGCACCCTCGCGGTGCGGGACGCCAATGGACGCTCCAGGACCGTCAAGATCGTGAAGGGGCGCGCGGTGTTCGCCCTGACCCGTCAGCCCGCCGGGACGCAGCGCTACGTCATGACGTTCCGTGCCACCAGCGCCGTCGCGTCAGCCACCAAGAACAAGACCGTCCGGGTGCGCTGA
- the map gene encoding type I methionyl aminopeptidase — MFDRGIQIKTPEQIATMRSAGLVVGRTLELLTAEVRAGMTTSDLDTIARDAIASAGATSNFLGYHGFPGVICTSVNDEVVHGIPGDRVLRDGDIVSIDCGAVVDGWHGDAAVTVAIGEVPDEVTALLRATEDAMWRGIAAATIGGRVGDISHAVETAIVSAGDYGIVEGYTGHGIGTEMHQAPDVPNYGKPRRGPKLVKGLALAVEPMVTLGTHQTRTLADDWTVVTTDGSWAAHFENTFTLTDTGAWVLTALDGGRERLAALGVPYGGD; from the coding sequence ATGTTCGACCGCGGCATCCAGATCAAGACACCCGAGCAGATCGCCACGATGCGGTCGGCGGGTCTGGTCGTGGGCCGCACGCTGGAGCTGCTGACCGCCGAGGTCCGGGCCGGCATGACGACCTCCGACCTGGACACGATCGCCCGCGACGCGATCGCGTCGGCGGGCGCGACGTCCAACTTCCTGGGCTACCACGGCTTCCCGGGGGTCATCTGCACCTCGGTCAACGACGAGGTCGTTCACGGCATCCCCGGCGACCGCGTCCTGCGCGACGGCGACATCGTGTCGATCGACTGCGGGGCGGTCGTCGACGGCTGGCACGGCGACGCGGCGGTGACGGTCGCGATCGGCGAGGTGCCCGACGAGGTCACCGCCCTGCTGCGCGCCACCGAGGACGCGATGTGGCGTGGCATCGCCGCAGCCACCATCGGCGGCCGGGTCGGCGACATCAGCCACGCCGTCGAGACCGCGATCGTCAGCGCCGGCGACTACGGGATCGTCGAGGGGTACACGGGCCACGGGATCGGCACGGAGATGCACCAGGCGCCGGACGTCCCCAACTACGGCAAGCCGCGCCGCGGCCCCAAGCTGGTGAAGGGCCTTGCGCTGGCGGTGGAGCCCATGGTGACCCTGGGCACGCACCAGACCCGCACACTCGCCGACGACTGGACGGTCGTGACGACCGACGGGTCGTGGGCCGCGCACTTCGAGAACACGTTCACGCTGACCGACACCGGCGCCTGGGTGCTCACCGCACTGGACGGCGGCCGCGAGCGTCTGGCTGCGCTCGGCGTGCCCTATGGGGGAGACTGA
- a CDS encoding adenylate kinase, whose product MRLLIMGPPGAGKGTQAVALAQRIGGAHISTGDIFRANVRDQTELGQIAQRYMDAGEYVPDEVTNAMVKDRLAQDDARESFLLDGYPRTVDQVHKLDQILDELGNGLDGVIELVVDPEELIQRLLKRAETSGRADDTEDVIRHRQEVYTAETAPLLEIYGSRGLLIQVDGVGDVDEVTRRIDAALPSS is encoded by the coding sequence ATGCGACTCCTCATCATGGGCCCGCCCGGTGCGGGCAAGGGAACCCAGGCCGTCGCGCTGGCCCAGCGCATCGGTGGGGCGCACATCTCGACCGGCGACATCTTCCGTGCCAACGTTCGCGACCAGACCGAGCTGGGTCAGATCGCGCAGCGGTACATGGACGCGGGGGAGTACGTTCCCGACGAGGTGACCAATGCGATGGTCAAGGACCGTCTTGCGCAGGACGACGCCCGGGAGTCCTTCCTGCTGGACGGCTACCCGCGCACGGTCGACCAGGTCCACAAGCTCGACCAGATCCTGGACGAGCTGGGCAACGGGCTGGACGGTGTCATCGAGCTCGTCGTTGATCCCGAGGAGCTGATCCAGCGGTTGCTGAAGCGTGCCGAGACCAGCGGGCGCGCCGATGACACCGAGGACGTCATCCGGCACCGCCAGGAGGTCTACACGGCCGAGACGGCGCCGTTGCTGGAGATCTACGGATCACGCGGCCTGCTGATCCAGGTCGACGGCGTCGGCGACGTCGACGAGGTCACCCGCCGCATCGACGCGGCGCTCCCCTCGAGCTGA
- the secY gene encoding preprotein translocase subunit SecY, with translation MLSAFVHAFRTPDLRKKILFVLFIIVLFRLGSTMPAPGINVGNVRDSVEAASTGDNSSLFALINVFSGGALLQLTVFALGIMPYITASIILQLLVVVIPRLEALKKEGQSGQTKITQYTRYLTLGLAILQATGIVALARSGNLFGGSETGPLLYHPDSIWSFLLIVLTMVAGTAVIMWLGELITDRGVGNGMSILIFTQVVATFPGAMWLIKQQKGWPTFIAVIAIGLVIVAAVIFIEQAQRRIPVQYAKRMVGRRMFGGSSTYIPLKVNQAGIIPVIFASSLMYLPALMAQFNSGASWATWINDNFVKGDHPIYMITFFLLIVFFTYFYVSITFNPEEVADNMKKYGGFIPGIRAGRPTQDYLAYVLSRITAPGALYLGLIALIPMIAIALIGASQNFPFGGTTLLIIVGVGLDTVKQIESQLQQRNYEGFLK, from the coding sequence GTGCTCAGCGCCTTCGTCCACGCGTTCCGGACGCCAGACCTTCGGAAGAAGATCCTCTTCGTCCTGTTCATCATCGTGCTGTTCCGCCTCGGCTCCACGATGCCCGCCCCGGGCATCAACGTGGGCAATGTGCGGGACTCCGTCGAGGCCGCCTCGACCGGCGACAACAGCAGCTTGTTCGCCCTCATCAACGTCTTCTCCGGCGGAGCGCTGCTCCAGCTGACGGTCTTCGCGCTGGGCATCATGCCGTACATCACCGCGAGCATCATCCTGCAGCTGCTGGTCGTCGTGATCCCTCGTCTGGAGGCCCTCAAGAAGGAGGGCCAGTCCGGACAGACCAAGATCACCCAGTACACGCGCTACCTCACGCTGGGACTGGCCATCTTGCAAGCCACGGGCATCGTGGCGCTGGCCCGCAGTGGCAACCTGTTCGGCGGCTCCGAGACAGGGCCGCTGCTGTATCACCCGGACAGCATCTGGTCGTTCCTGCTGATCGTCCTGACGATGGTCGCCGGCACGGCGGTCATCATGTGGCTCGGTGAGCTCATCACCGACCGCGGCGTCGGCAACGGCATGTCGATCCTGATCTTCACGCAGGTCGTGGCGACCTTCCCGGGCGCGATGTGGCTGATCAAGCAGCAGAAGGGCTGGCCCACGTTCATCGCGGTCATCGCCATCGGCCTGGTCATCGTGGCGGCCGTGATCTTCATCGAGCAGGCGCAGCGACGCATCCCGGTGCAGTACGCGAAGCGGATGGTCGGTCGCCGGATGTTCGGCGGGTCCTCGACCTACATCCCGCTCAAGGTCAACCAGGCCGGCATCATCCCGGTCATCTTCGCCTCGAGCCTGATGTACCTGCCGGCCCTGATGGCGCAGTTCAACTCCGGCGCGTCCTGGGCGACGTGGATCAACGACAACTTCGTCAAGGGCGATCACCCGATCTACATGATCACCTTCTTCCTGCTGATCGTGTTCTTCACGTACTTCTACGTGTCGATCACCTTCAACCCCGAAGAGGTCGCCGACAACATGAAGAAGTACGGCGGCTTCATCCCGGGCATCCGAGCGGGTCGGCCGACGCAGGACTACCTCGCGTACGTCCTGAGCCGCATCACCGCCCCGGGCGCCCTCTACCTGGGTCTGATCGCGCTGATCCCGATGATCGCGATCGCGTTGATCGGCGCCAGTCAGAACTTCCCGTTCGGCGGCACGACCCTGCTCATCATCGTCGGCGTGGGTCTCGACACCGTCAAGCAGATCGAGAGCCAGCTGCAGCAGCGCAACTACGAAGGGTTCTTGAAGTAA
- the rplO gene encoding 50S ribosomal protein L15, whose product MALKLHHLRPAPGAKTAKTRVGRGEGSKGKTAGRGTKGTKARYQVSAGFEGGQVPIHMRLPKLKGFKNPFREEYQVVNLDRIEELYPEGGDIDVASLVANGAVRKGRPVKVLGQGDITVKVQVTADKFSASAKSKIEAAGGSVTVLG is encoded by the coding sequence ATGGCGCTCAAGCTGCACCACCTGCGCCCCGCGCCCGGAGCCAAGACCGCCAAGACCCGTGTGGGTCGCGGTGAGGGCTCCAAGGGCAAGACGGCCGGACGTGGAACCAAGGGCACCAAGGCCCGTTACCAGGTCTCCGCCGGCTTCGAGGGTGGACAGGTTCCCATCCACATGCGCCTGCCGAAGCTGAAGGGGTTCAAGAACCCGTTCCGCGAGGAGTACCAGGTCGTCAACCTCGATCGCATCGAGGAGCTGTACCCCGAGGGCGGTGACATCGACGTGGCCTCGCTGGTCGCCAACGGTGCCGTCCGCAAGGGCCGTCCCGTGAAGGTGCTCGGACAGGGCGACATCACGGTCAAGGTCCAGGTCACGGCGGACAAGTTCTCCGCCTCGGCCAAGAGCAAGATCGAAGCAGCAGGAGGCAGCGTCACCGTTCTTGGTTGA
- the rpmD gene encoding 50S ribosomal protein L30 codes for MAKLQVTQTKSAIGRKQNQRDTLRSLGLKRIGDVVVVEDRPEIRGMATSIPHLVDVVVLTDEGKN; via the coding sequence ATGGCCAAGCTCCAGGTGACCCAGACCAAGTCCGCTATCGGACGCAAGCAGAACCAGCGCGACACGCTGCGCTCACTCGGTCTCAAGCGGATCGGTGACGTCGTCGTCGTCGAGGATCGTCCCGAGATCCGCGGAATGGCCACGTCCATCCCGCACCTCGTGGACGTCGTGGTTCTGACCGATGAAGGGAAGAACTAA
- the rpsE gene encoding 30S ribosomal protein S5 yields MSGQQRRGGGGGRGRGNDRGAEKSQYIEKVVTINRVAKVVKGGRRFSFTALVIVGDGDGQVGIGYGKAKEVPTAIAKGVEEAKKSFFRVPRIQGTIPHPVQGEKAAGVVFLRPASPGTGVIAGGPVRAVLEAAGVHDVLSKSLGSSNAINIVHATVAALRLLESPEAVAQRRGLPVEQVAPAALLRAGREGIAEAKAKADAGAGV; encoded by the coding sequence ATGAGCGGGCAGCAGCGCCGCGGAGGCGGAGGCGGACGCGGTCGTGGAAACGATCGCGGCGCCGAGAAGTCGCAGTACATCGAGAAGGTCGTCACGATCAACCGTGTCGCCAAGGTCGTCAAGGGTGGTCGTCGCTTCAGCTTCACCGCCCTGGTGATCGTCGGGGACGGCGATGGTCAGGTCGGCATCGGCTACGGCAAGGCCAAGGAAGTTCCCACGGCCATCGCCAAGGGTGTCGAGGAGGCGAAGAAGTCCTTCTTCCGCGTCCCGCGCATCCAGGGCACGATCCCGCACCCGGTGCAGGGCGAGAAGGCGGCTGGCGTCGTCTTCCTGCGTCCCGCATCGCCCGGTACCGGCGTCATCGCCGGTGGCCCGGTGCGCGCCGTGCTCGAGGCGGCAGGCGTCCACGACGTCCTGTCCAAGTCGCTGGGTTCGTCCAACGCGATCAACATCGTCCACGCGACCGTGGCGGCCCTGCGCCTGCTCGAGTCGCCGGAGGCTGTTGCCCAGCGTCGCGGCCTGCCGGTCGAGCAGGTCGCTCCGGCGGCCCTGCTGCGGGCCGGCCGGGAAGGTATCGCCGAGGCCAAGGCCAAGGCTGACGCCGGGGCAGGTGTCTGA
- the rplR gene encoding 50S ribosomal protein L18, which yields MAISIRHNKSIKGRTASRLRRQIRGRKKIHGSAERPRLVITRSSKHMVAQIVDDLQGHTLASASTMEADLRGLDGDKTAKAKRVGELVADRAKAAGVETVVFDRAGNKYAGRVAAVADGAREGGLEF from the coding sequence ATGGCTATCTCGATCAGGCACAACAAGAGCATCAAGGGCCGTACGGCGTCGCGTCTGCGTCGCCAGATCCGTGGTCGCAAGAAGATCCACGGCTCGGCGGAGCGTCCGCGCCTCGTCATCACGCGCTCCAGCAAGCACATGGTCGCTCAGATCGTGGACGACCTGCAGGGGCACACGCTGGCCTCGGCGTCGACCATGGAGGCCGACCTGCGCGGGCTCGACGGTGACAAGACCGCCAAGGCCAAGCGCGTCGGCGAGCTCGTTGCCGACCGCGCCAAGGCCGCTGGTGTCGAGACGGTCGTCTTCGACCGCGCCGGCAACAAGTACGCGGGACGGGTCGCGGCTGTGGCCGACGGCGCTCGCGAGGGCGGACTGGAGTTCTGA
- the rplF gene encoding 50S ribosomal protein L6 gives MSRIGKIPVTIPAGVEVTIDGQDVRVKGPKGELSHTVAEPITVSKSDDGTLSVERPNDERKSKALHGLSRTLISNMVVGVTEGYEKKLEIVGVGYRVAAKGPTDLEFALGFSHPVPIKAPEGITFTVESPTKFAVHGIDKQAVGEVAANIRKIRKPEPYKGKGVRYAGEHVRRKVGKAGK, from the coding sequence ATGTCACGCATTGGCAAGATTCCAGTCACGATTCCCGCGGGCGTCGAGGTCACCATCGACGGCCAGGACGTTCGCGTCAAGGGCCCGAAGGGCGAGCTCAGCCACACCGTCGCGGAGCCCATCACGGTCTCCAAGAGCGACGACGGCACGCTGTCCGTCGAGCGTCCCAACGACGAGCGCAAGAGCAAGGCTCTCCACGGCCTCTCGCGCACCCTGATCAGCAACATGGTCGTCGGTGTCACCGAGGGCTACGAGAAGAAGCTCGAGATCGTCGGCGTCGGCTACCGCGTCGCGGCCAAGGGCCCGACTGACCTCGAGTTCGCGCTCGGGTTCAGCCACCCGGTGCCGATCAAGGCTCCCGAGGGCATCACGTTCACGGTCGAGTCGCCCACCAAGTTCGCCGTCCACGGCATCGACAAGCAGGCCGTCGGTGAGGTCGCAGCGAACATCCGCAAGATCCGCAAGCCCGAGCCCTACAAGGGCAAGGGTGTGCGCTATGCCGGCGAACATGTCCGCCGCAAGGTCGGAAAGGCTGGTAAGTAG
- the rpsH gene encoding 30S ribosomal protein S8, whose translation MTMTDPIADMLTRVRNGNQAYHDSVSMPYSKLKAGVAEILKQEGYITSIDVAEPKEGEVGKTLTITLKYGPHRERSIAGIRRISKPGLRVYAKSTGLPKVLGGLGVAIISTSQGLLTDRQANQKGVGGEVLAYVW comes from the coding sequence ATGACAATGACCGATCCGATCGCAGACATGCTCACGCGTGTCCGCAACGGCAATCAGGCGTATCACGACAGCGTGAGCATGCCCTACTCCAAGCTGAAGGCCGGCGTCGCCGAGATCCTGAAGCAGGAGGGCTACATCACGTCGATCGACGTCGCCGAGCCCAAGGAGGGCGAGGTCGGCAAGACGCTGACCATCACCCTCAAGTACGGACCGCACCGCGAGCGTTCGATCGCCGGCATCCGCCGCATCAGCAAGCCGGGCCTTCGCGTGTACGCGAAGTCGACCGGTCTGCCCAAGGTGCTCGGTGGCCTCGGTGTCGCCATCATTTCCACCAGCCAGGGTCTGCTCACGGACCGCCAGGCCAACCAGAAGGGCGTAGGCGGAGAAGTCCTCGCCTACGTCTGGTGA
- a CDS encoding type Z 30S ribosomal protein S14, translated as MAKTGLKVKAARKPKFAVRGYTRCQRCGRPRSVYKKFGLCRICLREMAHRGELPGITKSSW; from the coding sequence ATGGCGAAGACTGGACTCAAGGTCAAGGCCGCCCGCAAGCCCAAGTTCGCGGTCCGCGGTTACACCCGCTGCCAGCGTTGTGGCCGACCCCGCTCGGTCTACAAGAAGTTCGGCCTCTGCCGCATCTGCCTTCGCGAGATGGCACACCGCGGCGAGCTGCCGGGCATCACCAAGAGCTCCTGGTAG
- the rplE gene encoding 50S ribosomal protein L5 — protein MADTTTTAAPRLKTRYREEILPALREQFDYDNVMQVPALTKIVVNMGVGEAARDGKLIEGAIRDLTAITGQKPQVTKARKSIAQFKLREGMPIGTHVTLRGDRMWEFLDRLLTLALPRIRDFRGLSPKQFDGRGNYTFGLTEQVMFHEIDQDKIDRSRGMDITVVTTATNDDEGRALLKLLGFPYKEN, from the coding sequence ATGGCTGACACGACCACTACGGCGGCTCCCCGCCTGAAGACGCGTTACCGCGAGGAGATCCTCCCCGCGCTGCGTGAGCAGTTCGACTACGACAACGTCATGCAGGTTCCTGCGCTGACCAAGATCGTCGTCAACATGGGCGTCGGCGAGGCAGCCCGCGACGGCAAGCTGATCGAGGGCGCCATCCGCGACCTCACCGCGATCACCGGCCAGAAGCCGCAGGTCACCAAGGCTCGCAAGTCCATCGCCCAGTTCAAGCTGCGTGAGGGCATGCCGATCGGCACGCACGTCACGCTGCGCGGCGACCGCATGTGGGAGTTCCTCGATCGTCTGCTGACGCTCGCGCTGCCCCGCATCCGCGACTTCCGCGGCCTGAGCCCCAAGCAGTTCGACGGACGTGGCAACTACACGTTCGGTCTGACCGAGCAGGTCATGTTCCACGAGATCGACCAGGACAAGATCGACCGTTCGCGCGGCATGGACATCACGGTCGTCACCACGGCTACCAACGACGACGAGGGGCGCGCGCTGCTCAAGCTGCTCGGCTTCCCCTACAAGGAGAACTGA
- the rplX gene encoding 50S ribosomal protein L24 — MARKGTVSIRKGDQVKVIAGKDKGVTGSVIEVLAEHNRVIVEGVNRVKRHTKPSQAGGVGSGGIITSEAPIHISNVMLLADKEPTRVGYRRDDVTKTRPDGSTYSAQRSVRIAKKTGKEI, encoded by the coding sequence ATGGCCCGCAAAGGCACCGTCAGCATTCGCAAGGGTGACCAGGTCAAGGTCATCGCGGGCAAGGACAAGGGCGTGACCGGTTCGGTCATCGAGGTGCTCGCTGAGCACAACCGCGTCATCGTGGAGGGCGTCAACCGCGTCAAGCGCCACACCAAGCCTTCGCAGGCCGGTGGCGTGGGCTCGGGCGGCATCATCACGAGCGAGGCCCCCATCCACATCTCGAACGTCATGCTGCTCGCCGACAAGGAGCCGACTCGCGTCGGTTACCGTCGCGACGACGTCACCAAGACGCGTCCCGACGGCTCGACCTACTCGGCACAGCGCAGCGTCCGCATCGCCAAGAAGACCGGAAAGGAGATCTGA
- the rplN gene encoding 50S ribosomal protein L14 yields the protein MIQQESRLKVADNTGAKEILCIRVLGGSGRRYAGIGDTIVATVKDAIPGGNVKKGDVVKAVVVRTVKERRRPDGSYIKFDENAAVILKADGDPRGTRIFGPVGRELRDKKFMRIISLAPEVL from the coding sequence ATGATTCAGCAGGAGTCTCGACTCAAGGTCGCCGACAACACCGGTGCAAAGGAAATCCTCTGCATCCGTGTCCTCGGTGGTTCAGGCCGTCGCTACGCGGGCATCGGTGACACCATCGTCGCCACCGTCAAGGACGCCATCCCCGGCGGAAACGTCAAGAAGGGTGATGTCGTCAAGGCTGTCGTCGTGCGCACCGTCAAGGAGCGCCGTCGTCCGGATGGCTCGTACATCAAGTTCGACGAGAACGCAGCCGTCATTCTCAAGGCGGACGGAGATCCGCGCGGAACGCGCATCTTCGGCCCCGTCGGCCGTGAGCTTCGCGACAAGAAGTTCATGCGCATCATCTCTCTCGCACCGGAGGTGCTCTGA
- the rpsQ gene encoding 30S ribosomal protein S17, translated as MTEKKKDEAVTTERTARKTREGLVVSDKMDKTVVVNVEDRVKHALYGKVLRRNIKLKAHDESNAAGIGDRVLIMETRPLSATKRWRIVEILEKAK; from the coding sequence ACCGAGAAGAAGAAGGACGAAGCAGTGACCACCGAACGCACCGCGCGCAAGACCCGTGAGGGTCTTGTCGTCAGCGACAAGATGGACAAGACCGTTGTGGTCAACGTCGAGGACCGTGTCAAGCACGCCCTCTACGGCAAGGTCCTGCGTCGCAACATCAAGCTCAAGGCTCACGACGAGTCCAACGCTGCCGGCATCGGCGACCGGGTCCTGATCATGGAGACCCGTCCGCTCTCGGCGACCAAGCGTTGGCGCATCGTCGAGATCCTCGAGAAGGCCAAGTAG